Genomic segment of Nostoc sp. TCL240-02:
CAAGGGTTTTTGTTTTCTAATGTAGTGTTGGCGGAGTTGTTTGAAAAGTTGGGGTGACGATCCATTTATGCAGAAAAATCAAGTTAGAAAGGCTGTGATTCCGGTAGCTGGTTTCGGCACTCGGTTGTTTCCAGCTACGAAAGTTGTGAAAAAAGAACTTTTTCCGATTATTGATCGAGATGGTAGGGCAAAACCTGTGATTCTCGCAATTATTGAAGAGGCAATTAGTGCTGGAATTGCAGAAGTAGGGATCGTGGTGCAGCCCGATGACAAAGAAGTATTTGAAGATTTATTGAAAAACCCACCTAAAAAAGAACTTTTAGATAAACTTTCACCACAAAACAAAGAATATAGCCGATATCTCGAAGATTTAGGTAGTAGAGTTACCATTTTATTGCAAGAGGAGCAATTAGGCTATGGTCATGCGGTATTTTGTGTCAAAGATTGGGTGCAAAATGAGCCATTTTTGCTAATATTGGGCGACCACATTTATGCATCTGATATTGAAAAATCTTGTGCTAGTCAAGTTTTAGATGTTTACGAACAAGTGAATCAAAATGTTGTTGGCTTAACTACAATGCCAGCAGAAATTATTCATAAGGCTGGGTGTGTAACAGGAGTTTGGCAAGAGTTAAATTCGATTTTGTCAGTTACACAACTCTATGAAAAGCCGACTATCGAGTATGCACGAGAAAATCTGAGTGTAGAGGGAATGGCAGAAAATGAATTTTTAGGTATATTTGGCTTGTATTTACTTACGCCGAAGATTTTTGACTTTATAGCAGAACATATAAATCAAAATTTTCGAGAACGAGGTGAATTTCAGTTAACATCCTGTCTGGAAAGATTGCGCCAGGAAGAGGGAATGACAGGATATGTTGTTAAAGGGAAGTGTTTTGATACAGGTTTGCCAGATGCTTATCGTCAGACAATGATTGATTTTAGAAATTTATAGATGAATCTGAGTTCAAAAAGTCGCTTACCTAAAAAAGGAATAATGTTTTTTATTTCCACTAATAAAAAATTGAGTGACTAGTAGCCATTAATTACAATTACGAATTACGAATTACGAATTATGAATTATTTTGCAACAGTTGCTCGCGGATTAGAAACCCTGGCGGCTCAGGAGTTAGAGCAACTGGGTGCCCATTCGGTGGAGCCAGGGTTTTGCGGTGTCGCTTTTGAGGGCGATCGCACTTTGCTTTATCGCGTCAACCTCTGGGCTAGGCTACCATTCCGAATTTTGGTGAATATCGATGAGTTTCCATGCCTTGATGCCGATGATCTCTATCGCGGTATCCAGACTATTGATTGGGTAAACTATTTAACGCCAGACATGACCTTGGTGGTGAATGTCACGGGCAAAAACCAGCACCTCAACCACAGCCACTTCACATCTCTCCAGGTCAAAAATGCGATCGTTGACCAGCAGAAAGAAAATCTGGGCGAGCGTTCAAATGTAGAGCTTCATGAACCAGATG
This window contains:
- a CDS encoding UTP--glucose-1-phosphate uridylyltransferase yields the protein MQKNQVRKAVIPVAGFGTRLFPATKVVKKELFPIIDRDGRAKPVILAIIEEAISAGIAEVGIVVQPDDKEVFEDLLKNPPKKELLDKLSPQNKEYSRYLEDLGSRVTILLQEEQLGYGHAVFCVKDWVQNEPFLLILGDHIYASDIEKSCASQVLDVYEQVNQNVVGLTTMPAEIIHKAGCVTGVWQELNSILSVTQLYEKPTIEYARENLSVEGMAENEFLGIFGLYLLTPKIFDFIAEHINQNFRERGEFQLTSCLERLRQEEGMTGYVVKGKCFDTGLPDAYRQTMIDFRNL